The Burkholderia ambifaria AMMD genome has a segment encoding these proteins:
- a CDS encoding ATP-dependent DNA helicase encodes MSYVVAVRAMCEFTARRGDLDLRFTPAPTALEGIAGHGAVTSKRGARYETEIALSGTWGTLTVRGRADGYDPVANRLEEIKTYRGSLDAMPANHRALHWAQAKVYAHLMCDARGLTEINVALVYFDIVSERETVLTETLSADVLAAFFAEQCACFVGWAERETAHRAARDAALRALAFPHGQFRSGQRELAVSVYRAARDEHCLMAQAPTGIGKTLGTVFPLLKACGEGELDHVFFLTAKTPGRALALEAATTLGAGTPALPLRVLELVARDKACEHPDRACHGESCPLAQGFYDRLPAARDAAIGAGLLDRATVREAALAHDVCPYYLSQELARWSDMVIGDYNYYYDGSAMLHTLAQQNQWRVGVLVDEAHNLLDRARRMYSASLDPFAFAAAREAAPAALRKAFDRLARAWGTVNRAQAERYAAYPEIPGPIVSAVQNLVATIGEHLTDAPRANDDALLRFHFEAIQFGVLADAFDSASIFDATLHGEPLPRQSGLDGVAPAGRQRRIQSTLCVRNVIPAAFLAPRYEAARATVLFSGTLSPFHFYRDTLGLPADTGWLDVDGPFRAEQLTVRVASHVSTRWRDRDRSLEPIADLIAAQYATRPGNYLGFLSSFDYLGRVVALMQTRHPDVPVWAQAPGMAESERDAFLARFDAGGRGVGFAVLGGAFSEGVDLVGERLIGAFIATLGLPQVNDVNEQMRRAMEARFGNGYDYMYLYPGLQKVVQAAGRVIRTEHDEGVVHLIDDRYRRREVRDLLPRWWRIG; translated from the coding sequence ATGAGCTATGTCGTCGCCGTGCGGGCCATGTGCGAGTTCACCGCGCGACGCGGCGATCTCGACCTGCGCTTCACGCCCGCGCCGACCGCACTCGAAGGCATCGCCGGTCATGGCGCGGTCACGTCGAAGCGCGGCGCGCGCTACGAAACCGAGATCGCGCTGAGCGGCACCTGGGGCACGCTGACCGTGCGCGGGCGCGCGGACGGTTACGATCCGGTCGCGAACCGGCTCGAGGAGATCAAGACCTACCGCGGCAGCCTCGATGCGATGCCGGCCAATCATCGCGCGCTTCACTGGGCGCAGGCGAAGGTCTATGCGCACCTGATGTGCGACGCACGCGGCCTTACGGAAATCAACGTCGCGCTCGTGTATTTCGACATCGTGTCCGAGCGCGAGACCGTGCTGACGGAAACGCTGAGCGCCGACGTGCTCGCCGCGTTCTTTGCGGAGCAGTGCGCGTGCTTCGTCGGCTGGGCCGAGCGCGAGACCGCGCATCGTGCGGCCCGCGATGCGGCGTTGCGTGCGCTGGCGTTTCCGCACGGGCAATTCCGCAGCGGTCAGCGCGAGCTGGCGGTGTCCGTCTATCGGGCCGCGCGCGACGAACACTGCCTGATGGCGCAGGCGCCGACCGGCATCGGCAAGACGCTCGGCACGGTCTTCCCGCTGCTGAAGGCGTGCGGCGAGGGCGAGCTCGATCACGTGTTCTTCCTGACCGCGAAGACGCCCGGCCGCGCGCTCGCGCTGGAGGCGGCGACGACGCTCGGCGCCGGCACGCCGGCGCTGCCGCTGCGCGTGCTGGAGCTCGTCGCCCGCGACAAGGCATGCGAGCATCCGGACCGCGCGTGTCACGGCGAATCATGCCCGCTCGCGCAAGGCTTTTACGACCGGCTGCCGGCCGCGCGCGACGCGGCGATCGGCGCCGGGCTGCTCGATCGCGCCACCGTGCGCGAAGCCGCGCTCGCGCACGACGTCTGTCCGTATTACCTGTCGCAGGAGCTGGCGCGCTGGTCGGACATGGTGATCGGCGACTACAACTACTACTACGACGGCAGCGCGATGCTGCACACGCTCGCGCAGCAGAACCAGTGGCGGGTCGGCGTGCTCGTCGACGAGGCGCACAACCTGCTCGATCGCGCCCGCAGGATGTACAGCGCATCGCTCGACCCGTTCGCGTTCGCAGCCGCGCGCGAGGCGGCGCCGGCGGCGCTGCGCAAGGCGTTCGACCGGCTCGCGCGCGCGTGGGGCACCGTCAATCGCGCACAGGCCGAGCGCTATGCGGCCTATCCGGAGATTCCGGGCCCGATCGTGTCGGCCGTGCAGAACCTCGTCGCGACGATCGGCGAACACCTGACCGATGCGCCGCGCGCGAACGACGACGCGCTGCTGCGGTTTCATTTCGAGGCGATCCAGTTCGGCGTGCTCGCCGACGCGTTCGACAGCGCGTCGATCTTCGACGCGACGCTGCACGGCGAGCCGCTGCCGCGCCAGTCGGGGCTCGACGGCGTCGCGCCGGCCGGGCGCCAGCGCCGCATCCAGTCGACGCTGTGCGTGCGCAACGTGATTCCGGCCGCCTTTCTCGCGCCGCGCTACGAAGCCGCGCGCGCGACCGTGCTGTTTTCCGGCACGCTGAGTCCGTTTCATTTCTATCGCGACACGCTCGGGCTGCCGGCCGACACGGGCTGGCTCGACGTCGACGGGCCGTTTCGCGCCGAGCAACTGACCGTGCGCGTCGCGAGCCATGTGTCGACCCGCTGGCGCGACCGCGACCGTTCGCTCGAACCGATCGCGGACCTGATCGCCGCGCAGTATGCGACGCGGCCCGGCAACTACCTCGGTTTTCTCAGCAGCTTCGACTATCTCGGCCGCGTCGTCGCGTTGATGCAGACGCGCCATCCGGACGTGCCCGTATGGGCCCAGGCGCCCGGCATGGCCGAAAGCGAGCGCGACGCGTTTCTGGCGCGCTTCGACGCGGGCGGGCGCGGTGTCGGCTTCGCGGTGCTGGGCGGTGCGTTCTCGGAAGGTGTGGATCTCGTCGGCGAGCGGCTGATCGGCGCGTTCATCGCGACGCTCGGGCTCCCGCAGGTCAACGACGTCAACGAACAGATGCGGCGCGCGATGGAGGCGCGTTTCGGTAACGGCTACGACTACATGTATCTGTACCCGGGTTTGCA